Proteins encoded together in one Marinithermus hydrothermalis DSM 14884 window:
- a CDS encoding [LysW]-aminoadipate kinase: protein MIVVKVGGSEGINYAAVAEDAARLWKEGTRLVLVHGGSAETNRIAEALGHPPRFLEHPGGLTSRLTDRQTLEIFEMVYCGKVNKMLVELLQQRGVNAVGLSGLDGRVLEGPRKKAVKYLENGKLKVRRDTYTGTVERVNTHLLTLLLDHGYLPVLTPPAISYEGEAINTDGDTAAARVAVQLQAEALLLLSNVPGLLRNYPDESSLIPRIPAAEVAAYMTHAEGRMKKKVLGAAQAVQHGVGRVVLGDARVEAPITQALAGRGTVIA from the coding sequence ATGATCGTCGTCAAGGTCGGTGGATCCGAGGGCATCAACTACGCGGCGGTCGCTGAGGACGCCGCTCGGCTCTGGAAGGAAGGCACGCGGCTCGTCCTGGTGCACGGCGGCTCGGCCGAAACCAACCGCATCGCCGAGGCGCTGGGCCACCCGCCGCGGTTCCTCGAGCACCCCGGCGGCTTGACGAGCCGCCTCACGGACCGCCAGACCCTCGAGATCTTCGAGATGGTCTACTGCGGCAAGGTGAACAAGATGCTCGTCGAGCTGTTGCAGCAACGCGGCGTGAACGCGGTGGGGCTTTCGGGACTGGACGGGCGCGTGCTCGAGGGGCCGCGCAAGAAGGCCGTGAAGTACCTGGAGAACGGCAAGCTCAAGGTGCGGCGCGACACCTACACCGGGACGGTGGAGCGGGTCAACACGCACCTCCTCACGCTCCTCCTGGATCACGGGTACCTCCCGGTCCTCACGCCGCCCGCGATCAGTTACGAAGGCGAGGCGATCAACACGGACGGGGACACCGCCGCGGCGCGCGTGGCCGTGCAGCTTCAGGCCGAGGCCCTGTTGCTCCTCTCGAACGTGCCGGGGCTTTTGCGGAACTACCCGGACGAGTCCAGCCTGATCCCGCGCATCCCGGCGGCGGAGGTGGCGGCCTACATGACCCACGCCGAAGGCCGGATGAAGAAAAAAGTCCTAGGAGCCGCCCAGGCCGTGCAGCACGGCGTGGGGCGCGTGGTCCTCGGGGACGCACGGGTCGAGGCCCCCATCACCCAAGCCCTCGCGGGCCGCGGCACGGTGATCGCATAA
- the argC gene encoding N-acetyl-gamma-glutamyl-phosphate reductase, with protein sequence MSEIKTVTIVGASGYAGGEFLRLALQHPYLEVQQVTSRTYAGQPVHFVHPNLRGATNLKFTTPEALEPTDVLVLALPHGVAAREFERYQGLAPLIIDLSADFRLKDLGLYERFYGAPHPRPDLLERFAYANPEINRAEILAKPYLAGAGCTATATLLGLYPLFAEGVLLPKPVFVTVLVGSSAAGAQATPASHHPERAGSLRVYKATGHRHTAEVLEYLPGRPEVHLTAIASERVRGILMTAQAFLPDGYSERDVWAAYRAVYGEAPFIRIVKQKKGVHRYPDPKVLEGTNYCDIGFELEPDTGRLVVISALDNLVKGTAGHALQALNLKLGWPETLGLTYTGLHP encoded by the coding sequence GTGAGCGAGATTAAAACCGTCACCATCGTGGGGGCCTCGGGGTACGCCGGAGGGGAGTTCCTCCGGCTGGCCCTACAGCACCCGTACCTCGAGGTCCAGCAGGTCACGAGCCGCACCTACGCGGGGCAGCCCGTGCACTTCGTGCACCCGAACCTCCGCGGCGCCACGAACCTGAAGTTCACGACACCGGAAGCCCTCGAGCCCACGGACGTGCTCGTCCTGGCCCTGCCGCACGGGGTCGCAGCGCGGGAGTTCGAGCGCTACCAGGGCCTCGCCCCCTTGATCATCGACCTCTCCGCGGACTTTCGCTTGAAGGACCTGGGGCTCTACGAGCGGTTCTACGGCGCGCCACACCCCCGGCCCGATCTCCTGGAGCGCTTCGCGTACGCGAACCCCGAGATCAACCGCGCGGAGATCCTGGCCAAGCCGTACCTGGCCGGGGCGGGGTGCACCGCGACCGCGACGCTGCTCGGCCTGTACCCCCTGTTCGCGGAAGGGGTGCTGCTGCCCAAGCCGGTCTTCGTCACCGTCCTGGTCGGCTCCTCCGCCGCGGGCGCCCAGGCCACGCCGGCCTCGCACCACCCCGAACGCGCGGGGTCCCTACGGGTCTATAAGGCGACCGGGCACCGCCACACCGCGGAGGTGCTCGAGTACCTGCCCGGCCGGCCCGAAGTGCACCTCACCGCCATCGCCAGCGAGCGGGTGCGGGGCATCCTCATGACCGCGCAGGCCTTCCTCCCCGACGGGTACTCCGAGCGGGACGTGTGGGCCGCGTACCGCGCCGTCTACGGTGAGGCCCCCTTCATCCGGATCGTCAAGCAGAAAAAAGGCGTGCACCGCTACCCGGACCCCAAGGTCCTCGAAGGCACGAACTACTGCGACATCGGGTTCGAGCTCGAGCCGGACACGGGCCGGCTCGTGGTGATCAGCGCCCTGGACAACCTGGTCAAGGGCACGGCCGGGCACGCCCTACAGGCCCTGAACCTCAAGCTCGGCTGGCCTGAGACGCTAGGCCTGACGTACACGGGGCTGCACCCGTGA
- the lysX gene encoding lysine biosynthesis protein LysX, producing the protein MLAILYDRIRTDERLLFEAAERLGVPYRKIYLPRLRMTLDARPPELEGVTVVVERAVSQSRGLAASRYLQALGIPVVNRPEVIEVCGDKWATSCALAAAGVPQPRTALTLEAETTLEVLEAWGYPVVMKPVVGSWGRMVARVNDRDAAEALLEHKAFMGYQHQLHYLQEYVEKPGRDIRAFVVGDRTIAAIYRSAPHWITNTARGGTASNCPVTPELDRLAVKAAQAVGGGVVAVDLFETPNGLVVNEVNHTMEFKNSVDTTGVDIPRKILEYALALREAA; encoded by the coding sequence GTGCTCGCCATCCTCTACGACCGCATCCGCACCGACGAGCGGCTGCTCTTCGAGGCCGCTGAGCGCCTGGGGGTCCCGTACCGGAAGATCTACCTGCCGCGGCTTAGGATGACCCTGGACGCGCGCCCCCCCGAGCTCGAGGGCGTCACGGTCGTGGTGGAACGCGCGGTGAGCCAGTCCCGGGGCCTCGCCGCGAGCCGGTACCTCCAGGCCCTCGGCATCCCGGTGGTGAACCGCCCCGAGGTGATCGAGGTCTGCGGGGACAAGTGGGCCACGAGCTGCGCCCTCGCCGCCGCAGGCGTGCCCCAACCCCGCACGGCGCTCACCCTAGAGGCCGAAACCACCCTCGAGGTCCTCGAGGCGTGGGGGTACCCCGTGGTGATGAAGCCCGTGGTGGGCTCGTGGGGGCGCATGGTGGCCCGCGTCAACGACCGCGACGCGGCCGAGGCCCTCCTGGAGCACAAGGCCTTCATGGGGTACCAGCACCAGCTCCACTACCTCCAAGAGTACGTGGAGAAACCCGGCCGGGACATCCGGGCCTTCGTCGTGGGCGACCGCACCATCGCCGCGATCTACCGCAGCGCGCCGCACTGGATCACGAACACCGCCCGCGGCGGGACGGCCTCGAACTGCCCCGTCACCCCCGAACTGGACCGGCTCGCGGTCAAGGCCGCCCAAGCCGTAGGGGGCGGGGTGGTCGCGGTGGACCTCTTCGAGACCCCCAACGGGCTCGTGGTGAACGAGGTCAACCACACCATGGAGTTCAAGAACTCGGTGGACACCACCGGCGTGGACATTCCCCGAAAGATCCTCGAGTACGCCCTAGCGCTACGGGAGGCAGCGTGA
- the lysW gene encoding lysine biosynthesis protein LysW — MTQTVECLECGNAITVENPELGELLVCDSCGAELEVVELDPLRLEPAPEEAEDWGE; from the coding sequence ATGACCCAGACGGTAGAGTGCCTGGAGTGCGGCAACGCGATCACGGTAGAGAACCCCGAGCTCGGCGAGCTCTTGGTCTGCGACAGCTGCGGCGCGGAGCTGGAGGTTGTGGAGCTCGACCCCCTGCGGCTCGAGCCCGCGCCCGAGGAGGCGGAGGACTGGGGGGAGTAG
- a CDS encoding 3-isopropylmalate dehydratase small subunit (catalyzes the formation of homoisocitrate from cis-homoaconitate): MPRVWKFGDHINTDDILPGKYAPFMVGEDRFHTYAFAHLRPGFAQAFRPGDVLVAGRNLGLGSSREYAPEALKRLGLKAIIAKSYARIFYRNLVNLGIIPFESEEVVDALEDGDEVELEIASGTLRHGGRTYRLTPPPAFLLEALEAGSLLEYYKRRGRFPGG, encoded by the coding sequence ATGCCTAGGGTATGGAAGTTCGGCGACCACATCAACACGGACGACATCCTCCCCGGGAAGTACGCGCCCTTCATGGTGGGCGAGGACCGGTTCCACACCTACGCCTTCGCCCACCTCCGGCCCGGGTTCGCCCAGGCCTTCCGGCCGGGAGACGTGCTCGTGGCGGGGCGCAACCTGGGGCTCGGCTCGAGCCGCGAGTACGCCCCGGAAGCCTTGAAGCGGCTCGGGCTCAAGGCCATCATCGCTAAAAGCTACGCCCGCATCTTCTACCGCAACCTGGTGAACCTGGGGATCATCCCCTTTGAATCGGAGGAGGTGGTAGACGCGCTAGAGGACGGAGACGAGGTCGAACTCGAGATCGCCAGCGGCACGCTCCGGCACGGGGGCCGGACCTACCGGCTCACCCCCCCACCCGCGTTTCTGCTCGAGGCGCTCGAGGCGGGCTCCCTGCTCGAGTACTACAAACGCCGCGGGCGCTTTCCGGGCGGGTAA
- a CDS encoding 3-isopropylmalate dehydratase large subunit — protein sequence MNGLTLAEKILSQRARREVRAGELVVVEVDQVMVVDSIAPTVIQRLAELGHPPKHPERVSLVIDHVAPAANVTVAEAQQKARAWARAAGVRVFDVGRGICHQVLVEEGLAQPGWIVLGSDSHSTTYGAVGAFGTGMGATDIALAIASGQTWLRVPESIKLTLRGPLPPGVSAKDAALEMVRRLTAEGATYMAVEIHLTDGAEALGRGARMTLANLTVEAGAKAGIVVPSGEILEQYAVPEWLYPDPDAVYAREVEIDLSTLTPRVSVPFFVDNVHEVQAVQGKKVDVVFVGTCTNGRLEDLHAVAEVLRGRRVAPGVRMLVIPASSQVLEEAAKDGTLLTLIQAGATIGTPGCGPCMGRHLGVLAPGEVCVSTSNRNFKGRMGAPDAEIYLASPRVAAASAVAGYITLPEALEANDA from the coding sequence ATGAACGGACTGACCCTCGCGGAAAAGATCCTTTCCCAACGCGCTCGTCGCGAGGTGCGCGCGGGGGAGCTCGTGGTAGTCGAGGTGGACCAGGTCATGGTGGTGGACTCGATCGCCCCCACCGTCATCCAACGCCTGGCCGAGCTGGGCCACCCCCCCAAGCACCCTGAGCGCGTCTCGCTAGTGATCGACCACGTCGCGCCCGCCGCGAACGTCACCGTGGCCGAAGCGCAGCAGAAGGCCCGCGCCTGGGCGCGGGCGGCAGGGGTCCGGGTCTTCGACGTGGGGCGCGGGATCTGCCACCAGGTCCTGGTGGAGGAAGGGCTGGCCCAACCCGGCTGGATCGTGCTGGGCTCGGACTCGCACTCCACCACCTACGGCGCGGTGGGCGCGTTCGGCACCGGGATGGGCGCCACCGACATTGCCCTGGCCATCGCGAGCGGCCAGACCTGGTTGCGGGTGCCCGAGTCCATCAAGCTCACCCTCCGCGGCCCCCTGCCCCCCGGGGTCAGCGCCAAGGACGCGGCCCTGGAGATGGTGCGCCGCCTCACCGCCGAAGGCGCCACGTACATGGCGGTGGAGATCCACCTCACGGACGGGGCCGAAGCCCTGGGGCGCGGCGCGCGCATGACCCTCGCCAACCTCACGGTCGAGGCCGGCGCGAAAGCCGGGATCGTGGTGCCCTCCGGCGAAATCCTCGAGCAGTACGCGGTGCCCGAGTGGCTCTACCCGGACCCCGACGCGGTGTACGCCCGTGAGGTGGAGATCGATCTTAGCACCCTCACCCCCCGGGTCTCGGTCCCGTTCTTCGTGGATAACGTGCACGAGGTGCAGGCGGTACAAGGCAAGAAGGTGGACGTGGTCTTCGTGGGCACCTGCACCAACGGCCGCCTCGAGGACCTGCACGCGGTGGCCGAGGTCCTCCGGGGCCGCCGGGTCGCGCCGGGGGTGCGTATGCTGGTGATCCCGGCGAGCAGCCAGGTCCTCGAGGAAGCCGCGAAAGACGGCACCCTCCTCACGCTGATCCAGGCTGGGGCCACGATCGGCACGCCCGGATGCGGGCCCTGCATGGGGCGGCACCTGGGGGTGCTCGCACCAGGCGAGGTCTGCGTCTCCACCTCAAACCGCAACTTCAAGGGACGCATGGGCGCACCCGACGCCGAGATCTACCTCGCAAGCCCCCGGGTGGCCGCGGCGAGCGCGGTCGCGGGGTACATCACCCTTCCGGAAGCGCTGGAGGCCAACGATGCCTAG
- the lysS gene encoding homocitrate synthase, with amino-acid sequence MTNPRSLGSWAIIDSTLREGEQFERAHFSTGDKVEIARALDAFGIEYIEVTTPVASPQSARDAKVLANLNLKAKVITHIQCRKEAAWAALETGVQGIDLLFGTSKYLRAAHGRDIPRIIEEALEVIELIREQAPEVEVRFSAEDTFRSDEHDLLTVYRSVAPYVNRVGLADTVGVATPRQVYALVREVRRAVGPEVDIEFHGHNDTGCAVANAYEALEAGATHVDTSILGIGERNGITPLGGFLARMYTLQPEYVAGKYRLEMLPELDRMIARMTGIQIPFNNYITGESAFSHKAGMHLKAIYLNPQAYEAYPPEAFGLSRKLIIGSRLTGRAAIKKRAEELGLSFGEEELQRITHRIKALADQGTLTLEELDRILREWVLA; translated from the coding sequence ATGACAAACCCACGGTCCCTCGGCAGCTGGGCGATCATCGACTCAACCCTGCGCGAGGGCGAGCAGTTCGAACGCGCCCACTTCAGCACCGGCGACAAGGTCGAGATCGCCCGAGCCCTTGACGCGTTCGGCATCGAGTACATCGAGGTCACCACGCCCGTCGCCTCCCCCCAGTCGGCCCGCGACGCCAAGGTCCTGGCCAACCTGAACCTCAAGGCCAAGGTCATCACCCACATCCAGTGCCGTAAAGAAGCAGCCTGGGCCGCCCTCGAGACCGGCGTGCAGGGGATCGACCTCCTCTTCGGCACCTCCAAGTACCTGCGGGCCGCCCACGGACGGGACATCCCCCGCATCATCGAGGAAGCCCTCGAGGTCATCGAACTCATCCGCGAGCAAGCCCCCGAGGTCGAGGTGCGGTTCTCCGCCGAGGACACCTTCCGCTCGGACGAGCACGACCTCCTCACGGTCTACCGCAGCGTCGCCCCGTACGTGAACCGCGTGGGCCTCGCGGACACCGTGGGCGTCGCCACCCCCCGCCAGGTGTACGCCCTGGTGCGCGAGGTCCGGCGGGCGGTCGGCCCGGAGGTGGACATCGAGTTCCACGGGCACAACGACACCGGGTGCGCCGTGGCCAACGCGTACGAGGCCCTCGAGGCCGGCGCTACGCACGTGGACACCAGCATCCTCGGGATCGGGGAACGCAACGGGATCACGCCCCTCGGGGGGTTTCTTGCGCGGATGTATACCCTTCAGCCCGAGTACGTGGCCGGGAAGTACCGGCTGGAGATGCTCCCGGAGCTGGACCGCATGATCGCCCGAATGACCGGGATCCAGATCCCCTTCAACAACTACATCACAGGCGAGAGCGCCTTCAGTCACAAGGCAGGGATGCACCTCAAGGCCATCTACCTCAACCCCCAGGCCTACGAGGCCTACCCCCCGGAGGCCTTCGGGCTTTCCCGCAAGCTCATCATCGGCAGCCGCCTCACGGGTCGCGCCGCGATCAAAAAGCGCGCGGAGGAGCTTGGCCTTTCCTTTGGGGAGGAGGAACTCCAGCGCATCACGCACCGGATCAAGGCCCTGGCGGACCAGGGCACGCTCACGCTGGAGGAGCTGGACCGGATCCTCAGGGAGTGGGTGCTGGCATGA
- the cmk gene encoding (d)CMP kinase — MSLIITIDGPSASGKTSVARRVAAALGVPFVSSGLLYRGIAYQVLRYHTSPTDARAVLDLLRAHPVRLEPRPEGNRVLANGEDVTAQLHTSAVDAVVSTVARHPEVRAYVKARLAELEPPFVVEGRDMGSAVFPGARFKFYLTASPRVRAQRRARERGEDVAAIEAALRARDEADKAQSQPAPDAVWIDTSAMDLEEVVRAVLERVRTYG, encoded by the coding sequence GTGTCGCTGATCATCACCATCGACGGTCCTTCAGCCTCTGGAAAGACCAGCGTGGCCCGCCGGGTCGCCGCGGCCCTCGGCGTGCCCTTCGTCTCCTCCGGCCTCCTGTACCGCGGCATCGCCTACCAGGTGCTGCGCTACCACACCTCCCCCACGGACGCGCGGGCCGTGCTCGATCTTCTCCGCGCTCATCCCGTGCGGCTCGAGCCGCGCCCGGAAGGCAACCGGGTGCTCGCGAACGGCGAGGACGTGACCGCACAGCTGCACACCAGCGCCGTGGACGCGGTGGTCTCCACCGTGGCGCGCCACCCGGAGGTGCGCGCTTACGTCAAGGCCCGGCTGGCTGAGCTCGAGCCGCCTTTCGTGGTGGAGGGCCGGGACATGGGAAGCGCGGTGTTTCCCGGGGCGCGCTTCAAGTTCTACCTGACGGCCAGCCCCCGGGTGCGCGCCCAGCGGCGCGCCCGCGAGCGCGGCGAGGACGTGGCGGCCATCGAGGCGGCTCTTCGGGCCAGGGATGAGGCGGACAAGGCCCAAAGCCAGCCTGCGCCGGACGCGGTGTGGATCGACACCTCCGCGATGGACCTCGAGGAGGTGGTCCGTGCCGTCCTGGAGCGGGTTCGGACCTATGGTTGA
- the aroA gene encoding 3-phosphoshikimate 1-carboxyvinyltransferase: protein MDRVLPPTPSLSGTLRVPGDKSVTHRALMLAALAEGTSRILHPLKAGDTRSTARVLAALGAEIVEEGPHYRVRGVGLHGLREAADVLDCGNAGTLIRLVSGVLAGQDFFSVLTGDASLRARPMDRVVVPLRQMGARIDGRDGGRRAPLALRGGRLKGIRYSLPVASAQVKSALLLAGLFAEGETEVEEPAPTRDHTERLFRHYGLPLEVEGRRVRTHIAAPYPAKDLVVPGDFSSAAFFIVAALITPESEVTIDGVGLNPTRTGLLQVLTEMGADLEWRVTEGQDGEPVGWVRARSSRLRGVRVDPELIPRMVDEVPVLAAAAAWAEGTTHIPNLAELRVKESDRVQAIAHNLENLGVRVAAGADWLEIQGGGVRPGVVEPMHDHRIAMAFAVCGLPVGVTVKDAEWAEISFPDFWNTLEGLACR from the coding sequence ATGGATCGCGTCCTGCCCCCCACCCCTTCGCTCTCGGGCACCCTGCGCGTGCCCGGCGACAAGTCCGTCACGCACCGCGCCTTGATGCTCGCCGCGCTCGCGGAGGGCACCAGCCGCATCCTCCACCCCCTAAAAGCCGGGGATACGCGCTCCACCGCCCGGGTGCTCGCCGCGCTGGGGGCCGAGATCGTGGAGGAAGGCCCGCACTACCGCGTGCGGGGCGTGGGCCTTCACGGTCTGCGCGAGGCTGCGGACGTGCTGGACTGCGGCAACGCCGGGACCCTGATCCGGCTCGTGAGCGGGGTGCTGGCCGGCCAGGACTTCTTCAGCGTCCTCACCGGGGACGCCTCGCTCCGCGCCCGGCCCATGGACCGGGTGGTCGTGCCCTTGCGGCAGATGGGGGCCCGAATCGACGGGCGCGACGGCGGCCGTCGCGCCCCCCTCGCCCTCCGCGGCGGGCGCCTCAAGGGAATCCGCTACTCCCTGCCTGTGGCGAGCGCCCAGGTGAAAAGCGCCCTGCTCCTCGCGGGCCTCTTCGCCGAGGGCGAAACCGAGGTGGAGGAACCCGCCCCGACCCGGGACCATACCGAGCGCCTCTTCCGGCATTACGGGCTGCCCCTCGAGGTCGAGGGCCGCCGCGTGCGCACGCACATCGCCGCGCCGTACCCGGCCAAGGACCTCGTGGTGCCCGGCGACTTCTCCAGCGCAGCCTTCTTCATCGTCGCCGCCCTCATCACCCCTGAAAGCGAGGTCACGATCGACGGCGTGGGCCTGAACCCCACGCGCACCGGGTTGCTCCAGGTCCTGACGGAGATGGGGGCGGACCTCGAGTGGCGGGTCACCGAGGGACAGGACGGCGAACCCGTGGGCTGGGTGCGCGCGCGCTCCTCCCGGCTGCGCGGCGTGCGGGTGGACCCCGAGTTGATCCCGCGTATGGTGGACGAGGTGCCGGTCCTGGCCGCGGCCGCCGCGTGGGCCGAGGGCACGACGCACATCCCGAACCTGGCGGAGCTCCGCGTCAAGGAGTCGGACCGCGTGCAGGCGATCGCGCACAACCTCGAGAACCTCGGGGTGCGGGTCGCGGCGGGCGCGGACTGGCTCGAGATCCAGGGGGGCGGGGTGCGCCCCGGCGTGGTGGAGCCCATGCACGACCACCGGATCGCCATGGCCTTCGCGGTCTGCGGCCTTCCGGTCGGCGTGACGGTGAAGGACGCGGAGTGGGCTGAGATCTCCTTCCCCGACTTCTGGAACACCCTGGAGGGACTCGCGTGTCGCTGA
- a CDS encoding DHH family phosphoesterase, which translates to MDATLNQPEPRYWEKLRLVAETLKLVEGPIVVASHVDPDGDAIGSSLGLARALRAMGKEVLWVAEPPRFLRFLVEESEYHEPLERLPEGATLVVLDSADVARVAGVPVEGFVINLDHHGTNPRFGHLSVVDPTKAATAQIVKDLIDLLGVAWTPEVATPVLVGLITDTGNFRFSNTTPEVLQTAAELVGYGVKLAEITDRLQWRPPQYFKLMGRVLSTVQFHFGGLLVTAHVTPEMAQEAGATEEDSDDFVGAIRYAEGSVVAILFKDRGDHVKLSIRSRGGVSAQNIATRLGGGGHVPAAGATLEGETLEGAYPKVLAVVEEELRRAGYL; encoded by the coding sequence ATGGACGCAACGCTGAACCAACCTGAACCGCGCTATTGGGAGAAGCTCCGGTTGGTGGCCGAGACCTTGAAGCTGGTGGAGGGCCCGATCGTGGTGGCGAGCCACGTGGACCCGGACGGGGACGCGATCGGTTCCTCCTTGGGGCTGGCCCGCGCGCTCCGCGCGATGGGGAAAGAGGTCCTGTGGGTCGCGGAACCCCCGCGCTTTTTGCGGTTTTTGGTGGAGGAGTCCGAGTACCACGAGCCCCTCGAGCGCCTACCGGAGGGCGCGACGCTCGTGGTGCTCGACTCGGCGGACGTGGCCCGGGTGGCCGGCGTGCCGGTGGAGGGGTTCGTCATCAACCTGGATCACCACGGCACGAACCCGCGCTTTGGGCACCTGTCGGTGGTGGACCCCACGAAGGCCGCGACCGCCCAGATCGTGAAGGACCTGATCGATCTGCTGGGCGTGGCTTGGACGCCGGAGGTCGCCACGCCGGTCCTGGTCGGCTTGATCACCGACACCGGCAACTTCCGTTTCTCGAACACCACGCCCGAGGTGCTCCAGACTGCGGCGGAACTCGTGGGGTACGGCGTGAAGCTCGCGGAGATCACCGACCGGCTCCAGTGGCGGCCCCCCCAGTACTTCAAGCTGATGGGGCGCGTGCTTTCGACCGTCCAGTTCCACTTCGGCGGGCTCCTGGTAACCGCGCACGTCACGCCCGAGATGGCCCAGGAGGCCGGCGCGACGGAGGAGGACTCCGACGACTTCGTAGGCGCGATCCGCTACGCCGAGGGCAGCGTAGTGGCGATCCTCTTCAAGGACCGCGGGGACCACGTGAAACTCTCCATTCGCAGCCGGGGTGGGGTGTCCGCGCAGAACATCGCCACGAGGCTCGGGGGCGGCGGGCACGTGCCCGCCGCCGGCGCGACCTTGGAGGGGGAGACCCTGGAAGGCGCGTACCCCAAGGTGCTCGCGGTGGTTGAGGAGGAGCTCCGCCGGGCCGGGTACCTCTAG
- a CDS encoding DUF5666 domain-containing protein, whose amino-acid sequence MNPYSTRALLGAIAGLTLAGCGSVMPTASPSATLVLAGVVQGPPDALTLGGRVLDLSAATITLNGEPAAPTTVAPGVVVAGTGTLSGPRVNVTHIEVRFRAKGAIDQVDPEAGFVDVLGLRARVTPATRIVREEPTGGETALTLADLSPGDFVTAFGPPIPNDPDGAILATRIEHHPEDQAEHPNRAELRLAIRDLDPLARTFTYGLGVYTAAFGHAERVRGPLANGGFVRARGQRTARWDPNDPFSRGEIQLERVRALETPTRTAGAAVELSGLVHALDAVHGTFRLLDFLVDFSQAEVKGVLTEGAFVEVEGTLADDGVTVHAREVEVEDEREAVELELEGPLTGFNSVARTFQVAGIPVETTAFTAYALEDQRIPADAFWGADRTGMAVKVKGAFRNGVLLAEEVELE is encoded by the coding sequence ATGAACCCGTACAGCACCCGAGCGCTGCTCGGCGCGATCGCTGGCCTCACCCTCGCGGGCTGCGGGAGCGTGATGCCTACCGCCTCCCCCTCCGCAACCCTCGTGCTCGCCGGGGTCGTCCAAGGACCGCCCGACGCGCTCACGCTAGGCGGGCGTGTCCTCGACCTAAGCGCCGCCACGATCACGCTGAACGGCGAGCCCGCCGCGCCCACGACCGTCGCGCCCGGCGTCGTGGTCGCGGGCACGGGCACCCTCAGCGGCCCCCGCGTCAACGTCACGCACATCGAGGTCCGCTTTCGGGCCAAAGGTGCGATCGATCAGGTCGATCCTGAAGCGGGGTTCGTGGATGTCCTCGGTCTTAGGGCGCGCGTGACGCCCGCGACCCGCATCGTCCGGGAGGAACCCACCGGAGGCGAGACTGCCCTTACGCTGGCCGATCTCAGCCCCGGGGACTTCGTGACGGCCTTCGGTCCCCCGATCCCAAACGACCCCGACGGGGCGATCCTCGCCACCCGCATCGAGCACCACCCCGAGGACCAGGCCGAGCACCCCAACCGCGCCGAGCTGCGCCTCGCGATCCGGGACCTGGACCCCCTCGCCCGAACCTTCACCTACGGCCTCGGCGTGTACACGGCGGCCTTCGGGCATGCTGAACGGGTGCGGGGCCCGCTCGCGAACGGGGGGTTCGTGCGGGCTCGAGGTCAGCGCACCGCGCGCTGGGACCCGAACGACCCCTTCAGCCGTGGGGAGATCCAGTTGGAACGGGTGCGGGCCCTGGAAACCCCAACGCGCACCGCGGGGGCGGCGGTGGAGCTCAGCGGCCTCGTGCACGCCCTCGACGCGGTTCACGGAACCTTCCGGCTGCTCGACTTCCTCGTGGACTTTTCTCAGGCCGAGGTTAAAGGCGTCTTGACGGAAGGCGCGTTCGTAGAGGTCGAGGGCACCCTCGCGGACGACGGGGTCACGGTACACGCCCGCGAGGTGGAGGTGGAGGACGAACGGGAAGCGGTGGAGCTCGAGCTTGAAGGTCCCCTTACGGGGTTCAACTCCGTGGCCCGCACCTTCCAGGTGGCCGGGATCCCCGTGGAAACCACGGCCTTTACCGCGTACGCGCTCGAGGACCAAAGGATCCCGGCCGACGCGTTCTGGGGTGCGGACCGGACGGGGATGGCAGTCAAGGTCAAAGGCGCGTTCCGCAACGGGGTGCTGCTGGCGGAGGAGGTCGAGCTGGAGTAA